Proteins co-encoded in one Vibrio aquimaris genomic window:
- a CDS encoding cation:proton antiporter family protein, whose amino-acid sequence MELVLLSAAFLAGFVSLKCHLPPLVGFLLAGFALHGFGFESNETIVTLADLGVTILLFSIGLKLDIKTLLSKEIWAGATLHNLFSTALFCAALFGLKFLGISSLAIMSPEQLLLLSFALSFSSTVFAVKTLQEKGEMNATYGTIAIGILVMQDIFAVIFLTASTGKIPHWYAIILFALPLLRPLFYKILDWVGHGEMLVLFGIFFALVVGAGLFKFVGMKPDLGALILGMLLAGHSKASELSKALFNLKELLLVCFFLNIGLSVQPTMTGLALALLFLLLLPIKGVLYFAVLNAFKFRVRTSLLASLSLFNFSEFGLIVGGLAFKLGWLSSDLLVALALAVSISFIIASPLNRKGHELYRRSGHWLKEHAAESLNNRDKLINPGNAQVLILGMGRIGTGAYDEIVSRYGKVSLGIEVREDTAEEHQQEGRNVIAGDATDPDFWERILDTANVKLVLLAMPHHQGNQIALEQLKQRGFSGQTAAIAAYSDQIESLLEEGVDAAFNVYREAGTGFARDVCDQLNPQLTPK is encoded by the coding sequence ATGGAACTCGTCTTACTCTCTGCTGCTTTTCTCGCTGGCTTTGTTAGCCTTAAATGTCATTTACCACCACTAGTTGGTTTCCTCCTAGCAGGCTTTGCTCTCCATGGTTTCGGCTTTGAAAGTAATGAGACCATAGTAACACTTGCCGATCTTGGGGTAACCATACTGCTGTTTTCTATAGGGTTGAAGTTAGATATAAAAACACTTTTATCCAAAGAGATTTGGGCAGGCGCCACTCTGCATAACTTGTTTTCTACCGCACTATTCTGCGCGGCACTATTTGGCTTAAAGTTTCTCGGAATAAGCTCCTTAGCCATTATGTCACCTGAGCAACTTTTGTTGTTAAGTTTTGCCCTATCTTTTTCAAGCACTGTTTTTGCCGTCAAAACCCTGCAAGAAAAGGGGGAGATGAACGCTACCTATGGCACCATTGCGATTGGTATTCTTGTCATGCAGGATATTTTCGCAGTGATATTCCTGACCGCATCAACCGGAAAAATCCCCCACTGGTACGCCATTATTTTGTTTGCCCTACCGCTTCTTCGCCCATTATTTTACAAAATACTCGACTGGGTGGGCCACGGGGAAATGCTGGTTCTATTTGGTATTTTCTTTGCCTTGGTTGTGGGAGCTGGGCTATTCAAATTCGTTGGTATGAAGCCAGATCTTGGTGCTCTAATTTTGGGTATGTTGCTCGCAGGCCACAGTAAAGCATCGGAGTTATCCAAAGCCCTGTTTAACCTCAAAGAACTCTTGTTGGTATGCTTTTTCCTAAATATCGGTCTGTCTGTCCAACCAACCATGACAGGGTTAGCATTAGCACTACTATTTTTGCTCCTTTTACCCATAAAAGGGGTTCTGTACTTTGCTGTGCTTAATGCCTTTAAATTCAGAGTAAGAACCTCTCTGCTCGCTTCACTTAGCTTGTTTAACTTTAGTGAGTTTGGCCTTATTGTTGGGGGGCTCGCATTTAAACTCGGCTGGCTTAGCAGCGACCTACTGGTTGCTTTGGCACTTGCGGTATCGATTTCTTTTATTATCGCCTCACCACTTAACCGCAAAGGACATGAACTCTATCGTCGTTCAGGACACTGGCTAAAAGAACATGCAGCAGAAAGCCTAAACAACCGAGATAAATTGATTAATCCTGGCAATGCACAAGTGTTAATTCTCGGTATGGGACGAATTGGTACAGGTGCATATGACGAAATAGTCAGCCGTTATGGCAAAGTAAGCCTCGGAATTGAAGTAAGAGAAGATACAGCAGAGGAGCATCAGCAAGAAGGGCGAAATGTCATTGCCGGCGACGCAACAGACCCTGATTTCTGGGAGCGAATTTTGGATACAGCGAACGTTAAATTAGTACTACTTGCTATGCCTCATCACCAAGGAAATCAAATTGCCTTAGAGCAATTAAAGCAAAGAGGATTTAGTGGTCAAACGGCTGCCATTGCCGCCTATTCAGATCAAATAGAGAGTCTACTCGAAGAGGGAGTAGACGCAGCCTTCAATGTATATAGAGAAGCGGGTACTGGTTTTGCTCGCGATGTCTGTGACCAGCTTAACCCTCAACTGACCCCAAAATAA
- a CDS encoding peptide MFS transporter: MANHRQILGHPRGLFLLFGTELWERFSYYGMRAILVLYLTDKTINGGLGWTTKDALDLYGIYTGLVYITPLIGGWLADNYLGQRRSILIGGALMAIGQFTLALPAEMIGMSTLHSFYLGLALLIAGNGLFKPNISTMVGDLYQEGDNRRDGAFTIFYMGINLGALLAGIIVGSVTGEFGWKSGFVVAGIGMVISLVMQMGLAQSWLGDIGMEPSAKRELANKKSHRKEPLTKEEFDRIKVILVMSVFTIVFWAGFEQAGGLMNIYTQQYTDRMIGGFEVPAAWFQSLNPFFIITLAPILAVLWVKLGKREPNSPVKFALAMFFLALGFLCMVGAVMEQGGDTSVKTSMLWLVGAFFFHTLGELCLSPIGLSLVTKLAPLRLASLMMGAWFGCTAIANYVAGYVGSHVGELGAMAIFSGIAVTAIVSGVILLLFSNTLVRWMHGAESPISNAEQVEEQQSLAV, translated from the coding sequence ATGGCAAATCATCGACAAATACTCGGCCATCCTCGAGGCCTATTTCTATTGTTCGGTACTGAACTTTGGGAACGTTTCTCTTACTATGGTATGCGCGCCATTTTAGTGCTGTATTTAACAGATAAAACAATCAATGGCGGCCTAGGCTGGACAACCAAAGACGCACTAGATTTGTACGGTATCTACACAGGCCTTGTCTATATCACGCCTTTAATTGGCGGCTGGCTTGCAGATAACTACCTCGGCCAACGCAGGTCCATACTGATAGGCGGCGCGCTAATGGCAATTGGCCAATTTACCCTAGCATTACCTGCTGAAATGATTGGTATGAGCACTCTTCACAGTTTTTATCTCGGTCTCGCTCTGCTGATTGCTGGTAACGGTCTATTTAAACCCAATATTTCGACTATGGTTGGCGATCTCTATCAAGAGGGTGACAACCGCCGTGACGGTGCCTTTACCATTTTCTATATGGGTATCAACTTAGGCGCATTATTAGCCGGAATCATTGTCGGCTCGGTTACTGGAGAGTTTGGCTGGAAGTCAGGTTTTGTAGTTGCTGGTATCGGTATGGTGATTAGCCTTGTCATGCAAATGGGCTTAGCTCAATCTTGGCTTGGCGACATTGGTATGGAACCTTCTGCCAAACGTGAACTTGCCAACAAAAAGTCGCATAGAAAAGAGCCACTCACCAAAGAAGAATTCGATCGCATCAAAGTCATTTTGGTCATGAGTGTATTCACGATTGTCTTTTGGGCAGGGTTTGAACAAGCTGGTGGTTTGATGAACATTTACACCCAGCAATACACAGATCGTATGATCGGCGGTTTTGAAGTTCCTGCAGCTTGGTTCCAATCGCTAAACCCGTTTTTCATTATTACTCTAGCACCAATACTCGCGGTTTTATGGGTCAAGCTGGGTAAACGAGAGCCTAACTCTCCGGTTAAATTTGCACTTGCAATGTTCTTCCTAGCTTTAGGTTTCCTATGTATGGTCGGCGCTGTGATGGAGCAAGGTGGCGACACGAGTGTCAAGACTTCTATGCTTTGGCTAGTAGGCGCTTTCTTCTTCCATACATTAGGCGAGCTTTGCCTCTCTCCAATTGGATTGTCTTTGGTCACTAAACTCGCTCCTCTTCGCTTAGCTTCTTTGATGATGGGCGCATGGTTTGGCTGTACTGCGATTGCAAACTACGTCGCGGGCTACGTCGGCTCACATGTGGGCGAACTTGGCGCTATGGCTATCTTCAGTGGCATTGCGGTCACAGCGATTGTTTCTGGAGTTATCTTATTACTCTTCTCCAATACACTTGTCCGCTGGATGCACGGCGCAGAATCTCCGATTAGCAATGCAGAGCAAGTTGAAGAGCAGCAGAGCCTAGCGGTATAA
- the nagA gene encoding N-acetylglucosamine-6-phosphate deacetylase codes for MYALTNCKIFTSKDILIDHAIVIKDQLISAVCPRAELAHDIKVIDLNGANLSPGFIDLQLNGCGGVMFNDAINSETLEIMHRANLKSGCTSYLPTLITSSDQDMIQAIKATREYQAKYQNQSLGLHLEGPYLNKAKNGIHNIDYIRPSDDEMIQLICDHSDVITKVTLAPEHNAPEHIQRLKQAGITVSIGHSNATYSQARKGFESGITFATHLFNAMSPMEGREPGVVGAIFDTPSVYAGIIADGLHVDYANIRIAHKIKGEKLVLVTDATAPAGANMDYFIFVGKKVYYRNGKCVDENGTLGGSALTMIEAVQNTVEHVGIALDEALRMATLYPARAIGVDNKLGLIRQGMIANLAIFDRDFNVQATVVNGQYEQS; via the coding sequence ATGTATGCGCTAACTAATTGTAAAATTTTCACGAGTAAGGACATTCTCATTGATCATGCCATCGTGATTAAGGATCAGCTGATTAGTGCTGTATGCCCGAGAGCGGAACTCGCTCACGATATCAAGGTCATTGATTTAAATGGCGCGAACCTAAGCCCTGGTTTTATCGATCTTCAACTCAATGGCTGTGGCGGTGTCATGTTCAATGATGCGATAAACTCTGAAACACTCGAAATCATGCATAGAGCAAATCTAAAGTCAGGATGTACTAGCTACTTACCGACGCTAATCACGTCATCTGACCAAGATATGATCCAAGCAATCAAGGCGACGAGAGAGTATCAGGCTAAATACCAGAATCAGTCTCTAGGGTTACACCTCGAAGGGCCTTATCTGAATAAAGCAAAAAACGGCATTCATAATATCGACTATATTCGCCCGTCTGATGATGAGATGATTCAGTTAATTTGCGACCATTCTGATGTCATTACTAAAGTGACGCTTGCACCTGAGCATAATGCACCCGAGCATATTCAACGTCTTAAGCAAGCTGGGATTACAGTATCAATCGGCCATTCAAATGCGACTTATTCACAAGCTCGCAAAGGTTTTGAATCAGGCATTACCTTTGCCACCCATTTATTTAATGCTATGTCGCCAATGGAAGGTCGCGAGCCTGGTGTCGTCGGGGCTATTTTCGATACACCTAGTGTGTATGCCGGTATTATTGCTGATGGGCTCCATGTTGATTATGCGAATATTAGAATTGCTCATAAAATCAAGGGGGAAAAGCTTGTATTAGTGACTGATGCCACAGCTCCTGCAGGTGCAAACATGGATTACTTTATTTTTGTCGGTAAGAAAGTATATTACCGCAATGGCAAGTGTGTTGATGAAAATGGCACACTGGGCGGCTCTGCGCTGACCATGATTGAAGCGGTTCAAAATACAGTAGAGCATGTCGGTATCGCTTTGGACGAAGCACTACGAATGGCAACATTATATCCTGCACGGGCAATAGGCGTTGACAATAAATTAGGCCTAATACGTCAAGGTATGATTGCAAACCTCGCCATTTTTGATCGTGATTTCAATGTTCAAGCGACAGTTGTTAACGGACAATATGAGCAAAGTTGA
- the nagE gene encoding N-acetylglucosamine-specific PTS transporter subunit IIBC, translating into MNVLGYFQKVGKALMVPVATLPAAAILMGIGYWIDPTGWGANSAVAAFCIKAGSAIIDNMSVLFAIGVAYGMSKDKDGAAALSGFVGFLVVTTLLSPAAVSQIQGIDISAVPAAFSKVNNQFVGILVGIVSAEIYNRFSHVELHKALAFFSGKRLIPILTSFAGIFIAFVLMYIWPSVYGGLVSFGESIQGMGELGAGIYAFFNRLLIPVGLHHALNSVFWFDVAGINDIPNFLGGAKSIAEGTGIVGVTGMYQAGFFPIMMFGLPGAALAIYHTSKSKNKEKVASIMLAAAFASFFTGVTEPLEFSFMFLAPMLYGLHALLTGISVYIAASMQWIAGFGFSAGLVDMVLSSRNPLAVNWYMLIAQGLVFFCIYYAVFRTVIVKFNLKTPGREDEDSSELVASGSSSELAKQYLKALGGHENLTAIDACITRLRLTIKDTSVINESTLKNLGAMGVVKLGANNVQVILGPLAEIVAGEMKKIPKDEDLSSVVIPT; encoded by the coding sequence GTGAATGTTCTTGGATATTTCCAAAAAGTAGGTAAGGCGTTGATGGTACCCGTCGCAACGCTCCCTGCTGCTGCAATATTGATGGGTATCGGGTACTGGATAGATCCAACCGGTTGGGGAGCGAACAGCGCAGTTGCGGCTTTTTGTATTAAGGCAGGTTCCGCCATCATTGACAATATGTCTGTGCTTTTCGCTATAGGTGTTGCCTATGGTATGTCTAAAGATAAGGATGGTGCGGCTGCGTTATCTGGTTTTGTTGGTTTCCTCGTGGTTACCACTTTGCTTTCTCCCGCTGCGGTGTCACAAATTCAAGGCATTGATATAAGTGCCGTGCCTGCTGCATTCAGCAAGGTTAACAACCAATTTGTCGGTATTTTAGTGGGTATTGTCTCAGCTGAGATCTATAATCGCTTTTCACATGTTGAGCTTCACAAAGCGCTGGCATTTTTCTCCGGTAAACGTTTGATTCCGATTTTAACCTCTTTTGCAGGTATCTTTATCGCCTTTGTTTTGATGTATATTTGGCCTTCGGTTTACGGTGGGTTGGTGAGCTTTGGTGAGTCGATTCAAGGAATGGGTGAGCTAGGTGCTGGTATATATGCGTTTTTTAACAGACTTTTGATTCCAGTTGGTCTTCATCATGCACTCAACTCAGTTTTCTGGTTTGATGTTGCAGGCATAAACGATATTCCTAATTTCCTTGGCGGAGCAAAATCTATTGCTGAGGGCACAGGTATCGTTGGTGTGACTGGCATGTACCAGGCAGGGTTCTTCCCTATTATGATGTTTGGTTTACCGGGTGCTGCGCTGGCGATTTACCATACATCGAAATCTAAGAACAAAGAAAAAGTTGCATCTATCATGCTTGCTGCTGCCTTTGCTTCTTTCTTTACTGGTGTGACTGAGCCGCTTGAGTTTTCGTTCATGTTCCTTGCACCTATGCTTTATGGACTGCACGCTTTATTAACAGGGATATCGGTTTATATCGCGGCTTCAATGCAATGGATCGCAGGCTTTGGCTTCTCTGCTGGCCTTGTTGACATGGTTCTTTCTTCACGAAACCCACTTGCTGTAAATTGGTATATGTTGATAGCCCAAGGCTTAGTCTTCTTCTGTATTTACTATGCGGTTTTCCGTACTGTGATTGTGAAGTTCAACCTTAAAACACCAGGTCGTGAAGATGAGGATTCCTCTGAGCTTGTCGCTTCAGGTAGCTCATCAGAGCTTGCCAAGCAATACCTCAAGGCCCTTGGCGGACATGAAAATCTTACTGCAATTGATGCTTGTATCACGCGCTTGCGTTTAACGATTAAAGATACCAGTGTGATTAATGAGTCTACCCTCAAGAACCTCGGAGCAATGGGGGTAGTGAAACTGGGCGCTAATAACGTTCAAGTTATTCTTGGTCCACTTGCTGAGATAGTGGCAGGTGAAATGAAGAAAATTCCTAAAGATGAAGACCTGTCCTCGGTTGTGATCCCAACTTAA
- the nagC gene encoding DNA-binding transcriptional regulator NagC codes for MNGGQIGNVDLVKQLNSAAVYRLIDQQGPISRIQVADVSQLAPASVTKITRQLLERGLIKEVAQQASTGGRRAISLTTEVAPFHSVAIRLGRDYIQFSLFNLGGEELLSESQEFFYTTQDDLVDGLTAYLRQFIDSHQTIINQLIAIGIILPGLVNPENGVVEYMPNIKVDNLALADIIEHNFHVQCFVGNDVRGMALAEHYFGASQDCQDSILVSVHRGTGAGIIVNGQVFLGFNRNVGEIGHIQIDPLGEQCQCGNFGCLETVAANPAILDRIKKLIKQGYESSLSGKEGLTIQDVCEHANIGDELAKQSLIRVGNQLGKAIAITINLFNPQKIVIAGDITQCKDIVFPAIRRNVENQSLTTFHNNLPIVASEIDKKPTLGAFSMIKRAMLNGELLQKLLED; via the coding sequence ATGAATGGCGGACAAATAGGTAATGTAGACTTAGTAAAACAACTAAACAGCGCAGCCGTTTATCGATTAATTGATCAACAAGGCCCAATATCGAGAATCCAAGTTGCCGATGTAAGTCAACTAGCACCTGCTAGTGTGACAAAAATAACCCGTCAGTTACTCGAGCGTGGATTAATAAAAGAGGTCGCTCAGCAAGCTTCTACAGGTGGCAGGAGAGCGATATCTTTGACGACAGAGGTCGCTCCCTTCCATTCAGTCGCAATCCGCCTTGGAAGAGATTACATACAATTTAGCCTCTTCAACCTCGGTGGTGAGGAGCTACTATCAGAGTCCCAAGAGTTCTTTTACACAACACAGGACGACTTAGTCGACGGTTTGACCGCCTACCTCAGGCAATTTATCGACTCCCACCAAACCATCATAAACCAACTTATTGCGATAGGTATTATATTACCCGGACTTGTAAACCCCGAGAATGGTGTTGTTGAATACATGCCCAACATCAAAGTAGATAACCTTGCACTGGCTGACATCATAGAGCATAACTTTCACGTACAATGTTTCGTGGGTAACGATGTTCGTGGCATGGCTTTAGCCGAACACTACTTTGGAGCAAGTCAGGATTGTCAAGATTCTATACTGGTGAGCGTTCACCGTGGGACTGGTGCTGGTATTATCGTGAATGGGCAAGTTTTTCTCGGATTCAACCGTAATGTGGGCGAGATTGGTCATATTCAAATTGATCCGTTAGGCGAACAATGTCAGTGCGGCAACTTTGGTTGCTTGGAAACCGTCGCAGCGAATCCCGCGATTCTTGATCGGATTAAAAAGCTGATCAAGCAAGGGTATGAATCCAGCTTGAGCGGTAAAGAAGGTTTGACTATCCAAGATGTATGCGAGCATGCCAATATTGGCGATGAGCTTGCCAAACAAAGCTTAATCCGAGTAGGCAACCAACTTGGCAAAGCGATTGCGATAACGATTAACCTTTTCAATCCTCAGAAAATTGTTATAGCGGGTGATATAACCCAATGTAAAGATATTGTCTTCCCTGCCATTCGGCGTAATGTGGAAAATCAATCATTGACCACTTTCCACAATAATCTGCCCATAGTAGCATCTGAAATTGATAAAAAGCCGACATTAGGCGCATTTTCAATGATCAAACGTGCCATGCTCAATGGTGAGTTACTGCAAAAATTACTAGAAGATTGA
- the asnB gene encoding asparagine synthase B, protein MCSIFGILDIKTDAQTLRSIALEMSKKLRHRGPDWSGIYSSDRAILAHERLAIVGLNSGAQPLFSSDKKHILAVNGEIYNHKELRARYEGRYDFQTDSDCEVILALYQDMGEELLEELNGIFAFVLYDEEKDQYLVGRDHIGIIPLYQGYDEHGNYYVASEMKALTPVCKTISEFPPGSFYSSKDAEPKRYYVRDWNEYAAVQGNTTSKEELTAALEAAVKRQLMTDVPYGVLLSGGLDSSITSAVAKRFAAMRIEDDEKSEAWWPQLHSFAVGLEGAPDLKAAREVAEKIGTVHHEMTYTIQEGLDAIRDVIYHIETYDVTTIRASTPMFLMGRKIKAMGIKMVLSGEGADEIFGGYLYFHKAPNAQEFHEETVRKLLALNMFDCARANKSLAAWGVEGRVPFLDKEFIDVAMRLNPQDKMCGNGKMEKHILRECFEHYLPDSIAWRQKEQFSDGVGYSWIDTLKEVAESKITDQQMETAKFRFPYNTPTTKEGYVYREIFEELFPLPSAAECVPGGPSVACSSAKAIEWDESFQNCVDPSGRAVQTVHNDAY, encoded by the coding sequence ATGTGCTCTATCTTCGGTATTCTTGACATAAAAACAGATGCCCAAACACTGCGCTCAATCGCACTCGAAATGTCCAAAAAGCTGCGTCATCGTGGTCCTGATTGGTCTGGGATCTACTCTTCTGATAGAGCTATTCTCGCTCATGAGCGTCTTGCCATCGTCGGATTAAATAGTGGTGCACAGCCTCTGTTTAGCTCTGATAAAAAGCACATATTGGCGGTTAATGGAGAAATCTACAACCACAAAGAACTTAGAGCTCGCTACGAAGGGAGATATGATTTCCAAACCGACTCTGACTGTGAAGTTATCTTGGCACTTTATCAGGATATGGGTGAAGAACTCCTTGAAGAACTCAACGGAATCTTTGCATTCGTGCTCTATGATGAAGAAAAAGACCAATACCTTGTCGGTCGTGATCATATTGGAATTATCCCGCTATACCAAGGCTATGATGAGCACGGCAACTACTATGTCGCATCTGAAATGAAAGCATTAACGCCAGTATGTAAGACCATCAGCGAGTTTCCCCCTGGCAGCTTCTATAGTTCCAAAGATGCAGAGCCGAAACGTTACTATGTTCGCGATTGGAACGAATATGCCGCAGTACAAGGCAACACAACCAGCAAAGAAGAGCTAACCGCTGCACTTGAAGCCGCTGTCAAACGCCAGTTGATGACAGATGTGCCTTATGGCGTGCTTCTATCTGGTGGTCTAGATTCATCCATTACTTCAGCCGTTGCGAAGCGTTTTGCAGCAATGCGTATCGAAGATGATGAAAAGTCAGAAGCTTGGTGGCCTCAACTGCATTCATTTGCTGTCGGTTTAGAGGGCGCTCCCGATCTTAAAGCGGCAAGAGAAGTGGCTGAAAAAATTGGCACAGTTCATCATGAAATGACCTACACCATTCAAGAAGGACTTGATGCTATTCGAGATGTTATTTACCACATTGAAACCTATGACGTAACAACCATTCGTGCATCTACGCCTATGTTCCTTATGGGACGAAAAATAAAAGCCATGGGCATTAAAATGGTCTTATCTGGTGAAGGTGCCGACGAAATCTTTGGTGGTTACCTCTATTTCCACAAAGCACCGAATGCTCAAGAGTTTCACGAAGAAACAGTACGCAAGCTGCTAGCACTTAACATGTTTGACTGCGCGAGAGCCAACAAATCTCTAGCAGCTTGGGGCGTTGAAGGACGAGTACCATTCCTTGATAAAGAGTTCATTGATGTTGCCATGCGCTTAAACCCACAAGATAAAATGTGCGGCAACGGAAAAATGGAAAAGCACATACTACGCGAATGTTTTGAACATTACTTGCCAGACTCTATCGCATGGAGACAAAAAGAGCAGTTTTCTGATGGTGTCGGTTATAGCTGGATAGATACCTTAAAAGAAGTCGCAGAAAGTAAGATCACAGATCAACAAATGGAAACGGCGAAATTCCGTTTTCCTTACAACACACCGACCACAAAAGAAGGTTATGTCTACCGAGAAATATTTGAAGAGCTATTCCCTCTTCCATCGGCAGCAGAATGTGTACCAGGTGGACCTTCGGTAGCCTGTTCTTCAGCAAAAGCGATTGAGTGGGATGAGTCTTTCCAAAACTGTGTAGATCCATCAGGAAGAGCGGTTCAGACAGTGCACAATGACGCTTACTGA